One genomic segment of Sorex araneus isolate mSorAra2 chromosome X, mSorAra2.pri, whole genome shotgun sequence includes these proteins:
- the LOC129399961 gene encoding prostaglandin E synthase 3-like produces MTTQAGRESTPLRLPPERHAHRIPATFTVQPAPAKWYDRRDFVFVEFCVEDSKDVNVLFESSKLIFSCVGGNDNRKRANEIELFRSIDPHGSKHKRTDRSICCYLRKRESGLPWPRLAKERAKLNWLSLDFSNWKDWEEDSDEDLPSFERFSEMMNSLAGEEDMDLPDVYETDDDMEESDDEDAPDLE; encoded by the coding sequence ATGACCACCCAAGCCGGGCGGGAGTCAACTCCGCTGCGGTTGCCGCCGGAGAGGCACGCCCACCGCATCCCCGCCACGTTCACCGTGCAGCCGGCTCCTGCGAAATGGTATGATCGACGAGACTTTGTCTTCGTTGAGTTTTGCGTTGAGGATAGTAAGGATGTGAATGTACTATTTGAAAGCTCTAAACTGATATTCAGCTGTGTTGGAGGGAATGATAATCGTAAGCGTGCCAATGAAATTGAGCTTTTTCGCAGTATTGACCCACATGGTTCCAAGCATAAGAGAACCGACAGGTCAATTTGCTGTTATTTGCGAAAAAGAGAGTCTGGCTTGCCCTGGCCAAGGCTAGCGAAAGAAAGGGCCAAGCTTAACTGGCTTAGTCTGGACTTCAGTAATTGGAAAGATTGGGAAGAGGATTCGGATGAAGATCTGCCTAGTTTTGAGCGTTTCTCTGAAATGATGAATAGCCTGGCTGGTGAGGAAGATATGGATTTACCAGACGTATATGAAACAGATGATGATATGGAAGAAAGTGATGATGAAGACGCACCTGATCTGGAGTGA